Proteins encoded by one window of Asterias rubens chromosome 18, eAstRub1.3, whole genome shotgun sequence:
- the LOC117302208 gene encoding protein dispatched homolog 3-like isoform X1, which produces MFLTVLRPIRYLIPDSIRAKLLSGETCHAPFHAQTGTLPYQPPTDTTLALTTMSGQLCFTSRYGPFSERLDDEVTFQTSAENQGSDLQGVDNLAFESDQLIGDQNFSTSDTTRNSATFAFQSHVNKDRSGSSEESFSSQESIPEIVPLGQPWRALGWFFSRTIVSIIILFLMTGASLALAGVSVFVVGPTPYFDKSLNAFQIPNHVSTRRQMAFDQAKKDDFKNLPKRSADNQIGDGDYLKYWDSNDGNDIFNSLLRKTNSEISGIPQANSNSYYAKQKTDLFINDNEDQPNNAARPKRGLDEGETSHTRQRRSAHRYRSMRWRIQLVYIAEGDDKNIFTKERLETIHNIEMSIMNHPNFTFFCSRNPRSFGDAALAPYNHCIPPNSLMTYFYPSEVDSKIIYDGVGTELADINGTLAHAMTETTFYWYVDTSMNTKNRRSKFLRSEVWFGGPIGEIPNTLSRDEVSQLYKDFVITYIDLLNNASTDKVRVLYGGTQLFDYEVSQTISHDLSLAIPTGVAIFLLLFILTSFSVWLTIWGFASILLSFAWAYFIYHVAFGKAALGLLNLVSAFVIIGIGVDDVFVFVNTFLQADHYKDPIQRMAHTIKTAGIATFFTSFTTAGAFAANIASQIPAINDFGLFMCLIVSFCWLLVVLIMPCALTLWHRCFHCEAFIFGRCVRGKNDPAAAMANLSRVLARHERQATQQLASEEGGDEQSSQEGGREEGSGLRATRGDDNDIPLLDLEELNNTQNLLIEDDEPLILTNDDEVLSSFPSASTPTKQTRGITKTLQSILYNCVATPVIKGRWIVVLGYLVIFGVSLGLVVQINPANRPPALYNPDTNLQQLLDLAYNFSGSDIACRSCSGFSSNGAPSPHGNGPVTLPVVIPVPTRRPPSSAPQHGGVITTTTKVTPRPPADTLSPDISNPPGVSFGLTTELGQVITAALTVGIRLTCAEVGPTCEFGSTCDEGDATSEPVCRCIFHCTTDSYPVCGSNGQTYINLCDLRASGCINKQIIHQAHSGACDNSPSPDSGHPDTHGQTTRPSSQGGASYPQGGDTSQGGGEEHANSPHSGFNPCAGGSCGKPAVRPALDNLALVYVVFGIDHIDMSEVSTEHVVAEEEGQVVYDNDFNILSEDTLRALCKICKNVAARTELVEEGGAQCFPDAFSSYVNAIKIKYEECRDLPVPNLLAGTRSKSLVYKSGSRVVWFAMAFQSKTFMGQSSFESYKDYNKWEEVMKDEVDGLTEEEKVGLKTMFQTSSYWKQIFMEIVGVTSAIYGVAFSLLVCVVAVVIFTAHIGILLIAFLTIGGVILVVISMFYLLGWEMGAVEAVSLSILVGSSVDYCIHLIEGYLVAGDRVPDSSKKTAAEMRNWRIRHSVSTIGVSILSSAITTIIASIPLCFTTIQIFAKFGKIVAMNTFVSIFYTLTACTAFLSIAGPARYQWNLKWFVFSALVLCALIGAVVAALFVLHTSGVSIPGPSGSPLF; this is translated from the exons ATATTTGATTCCTGATTCTATCCGCGCAAAGCTGCTGAGTGGGGAGACTTGCCACGCCCCGTTCCACGCCCAGACTGGCACCCTACCCTACCAACCACCTACCGATACCACCCTAGCCCTAACCACCATGTCGGGTCAGTTGTGCTTCACCTCCCGTTACGGCCCCTTCAGCGAACGCTTGGATGACGAGGTCACATTCCAAACATCGGCCGAGAATCAAGGCAGTGATCTTCAGGGTGTGGACAACTTAGCTTTCGAATCGGATCAACTGATTGGAGACCAGAATTTCAGTACCAGTGACACAACAAGGAATAGCGCCACCTTTGCTTTCCAGTCGCACGTCAATAAAGATCGCAGCGGCAGTTCCGAGGAGAGTTTTAGCAGTCAGGAATCTATTCCGGAGATAGTTCCTCTTGGCCAACCCTGGAGAGCTCTTGGTTGGTTCTTCAGTAGAACCATCGTCAGCATCATCATCTTATTCCTGATGACCGGGGCGTCGCTGGCCCTCGCTGGGGTCAGCGTCTTCGTTGTCGGCCCTACTCCATACTTTGACAAATCCCTCAACGCTTTCCAGATCCCGAACCACGTTTCAACTCGTCGTCAGATGGCTTTCGACCAGGCCAAGAAAGATGACTTCAAAAACTTGCCCAAAAGAAGCGCCGATAACCAAATCGGCGATGGTGACTATCTGAAATATTGGGATTCGAATGACGGTAATGACATATTCAACTCACTGCTAcgcaaaaccaattctgaaaTATCAGGAATCCCCCAAGCAAACAGTAATTCATATTAtgccaaacaaaaaacagatttATTTATTAACGATAATGAAGACCAGCCAAACAATGCCGCAAGACCCAAGAGAGGGTTGGATGAAGGCGAGACTTCTCACACTCGTCAGAGGAGATCTGCGCATCGATATCGCTCTATGAGATGGCGCATACAACTCGTCTACATTGCCGAGGGAGATGATAAAAACATCTTCACTAAGGAACGTCTGGagacgatacacaacattgagaTGTCTATCATGAACCATCCAAACTTTACTTTCTTCTGTTCCCGTAACCCACGATCCTTCGGTGACGCAGCCCTGGCACCATACAATCACTGTATCCCACCAAATTCATTGATGACATATTTCTACCCATCTGAGGTCGATTCAAAG ATCATCTACGATGGCGTAGGGACGGAGCTGGCTGATATTAACGGAACTCTAGCTCACGCCATGACAGAGACTACCTTCTACTGGTACGTGGACACCAGCATGAACACTAAAAACAGACGCAGCAAGTTTCTACGCAGTGAG GTGTGGTTTGGAGGACCAATTGGTGAAATTCCAAACACTCTTTCAAGAGATGAGGTCTCCCAGTTGTACAAGGATTTTGTAATCACATACATCGACCTTCTGAACAATGCATCAACTGA taaAGTACGTGTTCTCTACGGTGGAACTCAACTCTTTGACTACGAAGTGTCACAAACCATCTCCCATGACCTCAGCCTTGCAATACCTACAG gcGTGGCCATTTTCCTCTTGCTCTTCATCCTGACGTCCTTCTCCGTCTGGCTAACCATCTGGGGTTTTGCCAGCATCCTCCTCAGCTTCGCTTGGGCGTACTTCATTTATCACGTTGCCTTCGGGAAAGCCGCCCTGGGCCTGCTGAATCTGGTCTCAGCGTTTGTCATCATCGGCATCG GTGTAGACGACGTGTTTGTCTTTGTCAACACTTTCCTCCAGGCAGACCACTACAAGGACCCCATCCAGCGGATGGCACACACCATTAAAACGGCAGGCATAGCAACCTTCTTTACTTCATTCACGACTGCCGGAGCCTTCGCTGCAAACATCGCCTCTCAG ATACCAGCCATCAATGACTTTGGCCTGTTCATGTGTCTAATCGTCAGCTTCTGTTGGCTTCTAGTCGTCCTTATCATGCCATGTGCTCTTACTCTCTGGCATCGTTGCTTCCATTGTGAAGCCTTTAT ATTTGGTCGGTGTGTACGAGGTAAAAACGACCCTGCAGCCGCAATGGCAAACCTGTCCCGCGTTCTAGCACGCCATGAGAGGCAAGCCACCCAGCAGCTAGCTTCGGAAGAGGGTGGGGATGAACAGAGCAGCCAGGAGGGAGGTAGGGAGGAGGGAAGCGGTCTGAGGGCGACTCGAGGAGATGACAACGATATACCCCTGCTGGACCTAGAGGAATTAAACAACACTCAGA ACCTTTTGATTGAAGACGATGAACCTCTTATTCTAACCAATGACGATGAGGTTCTCTCGTCTTTTCCTTCCGCGTCTACTCCTACTAAGCAGACTCGTGGTATTACCAAGACACTCCAAAGTATCCTCTATAACTGTGTTGCTACCCCTGTCATTAAAGGACGATGGATTGTGGTCC TTGGTTATCTGGTCATCTTTGGCGTCTCCCTGGGCCTGGTTGTCCAAATCAACCCTGCCAATCGACCTCCCGCCCTCTACAACCCGGACACAAACCTCCAACAGCTCTTGGACTTGGCATACAACTTCAGCGGTTCGGATATCGCCTGTCGGTCCTGCTCAGGATTCTCGTCTAACGGGGCGCCCAGTCCCCATGGCAACGGCCCGGTGACATTGCCAGTGGTGATTCCAGTCCCGACAAGACGCCCTCCGTCATCGGCACCCCAACACGGTGGTGTCATCACTACGACAACAAAG GTGACCCCACGTCCCCCAGCTGACACCCTCTCTCCTGACATCTCAAATCCACCTGGTGTTTCTTTTGGATTGACCACAGAGCTTGGACAAGTCATTACTGCTGCACTTACAGTAGGCATCC GGCTAACATGTGCCGAAGTTGGCCCAACCTGTGAGTTCGGTAGTACTTGTGATGAGGGTGACGCTACATCGGAACCAGTCTGTCGATGTATCTTCCACTGTACCACTGACTCTTATCCTGTGTGTGGCAGCAACGGACAGACCTACATTAACCTCTGTGATCTACGGGCGAGTGGATGTATCAACAAACAGATTATTCATCAAGCTCACTCGGGAGCCTGCGACA ATTCGCCTTCACCGGACAGTGGCCATCCAGACACACACGGGCAAACCACCAGACCCAGCAGCCAAGGTGGGGCTAGCTACCCCCAGGGTGGGGATACCTCCCAAGGGGGTGGGGAGGAACATGCAAACTCACCACACTCCGGTTTCAACCCTTGTGCGGGGGGTTCTTGTGGGAAACCTGCGGTCCGGCCGGCACTGGACAACCTCGCGTTGGTCTACGTGGTGTTTGGGATCGACCACATTGATATGAGTGAGGTATCAACAGAGCATGTTGTAGCTGAGGAGGAG GGGCAAGTCGTTTACGATAACGACTTCAACATCCTGAGTGAAGACACCCTAAGAGCGTTGTGTAAGATCTGCAAGAATGTAGCCGCTAGAACGGAGCTGGTTGAAGAGGGTGGAGCGCAGTGCTTCCCTGATg CTTTCTCCAGTTACGTCAACGCAATCAAGATCAAGTATGAAGAGTGTAGAGATCTGCCGGTACCCAACCTTCTGGCTGGTACCCGCTCCAAGAGCCTTGTATACAAGAGTGGCAGCAGGGTTGTCTGGTTTGCAATGGCTTTCCAATCG AAAACCTTTATGGGTCAGTCGTCCTTTGAGTCCTACAAGGATTATAATAAATGGGAGGAAGTGATGAAGGATGAGGTTGATGGTTTGACGGAGGAGGAGAAGGTCGGCCTCAAGACGATGTTCCAGACCAGCTCCTACTGGAAGCAGATCTTCATGGAGATTGTTG GTGTGACCAGTGCAATATACGGTGTGGCCTTCTCACTGCTGGTATGCGTGGTAGCCGTTGTTATCTTCACAGCTCATATTGGCATTCTACTCATTGCTTTCTTAACCATTGGAG GTGTAATCTTAGTTGTCATCAGCATGTTTTATCTTCTTGGATGGGAGATGGGTGCTGTAGAAGCCGTCTCTCTCTCTATCCTAGTCGGGTCCTCGGTAGATTACTGTATTCATCTCATCGAAGGATACTTAGTGGCAGGAGACAGGGTACCAGACAGCTCCAAAAAG ACAGCAGCGGAGATGCGGAATTGGCGAATCCGTCACTCGGTCAGCACCATCGGCGTGTCAATCCTGAGCAGTGCCATCACAACCATCATCGCCTCAATTCCTCTCTGTTTCACTACCATCCAGATCTTCGCCAAGTTCGGCAAGATCGTCGCCATGAACACGTTCGTCTCAATCTTCTACACACTGACGGCGTGCACTGCGTTCCTGAGCATCGCGGGACCAGCTAGGTATCAATGGAACCTCAAGTGGTTTGTGTTCAGCGCGTTGGTGCTCTGCGCGCTCATCGGAGCTGTCGTCGCTGCATTGTTTGTGCTCCACACGTCGGGGGTGTCTATTCCAGGACCCTCTGGGAGTCCTCTCTTCTAA
- the LOC117302208 gene encoding protein dispatched homolog 3-like isoform X2, giving the protein MSGQLCFTSRYGPFSERLDDEVTFQTSAENQGSDLQGVDNLAFESDQLIGDQNFSTSDTTRNSATFAFQSHVNKDRSGSSEESFSSQESIPEIVPLGQPWRALGWFFSRTIVSIIILFLMTGASLALAGVSVFVVGPTPYFDKSLNAFQIPNHVSTRRQMAFDQAKKDDFKNLPKRSADNQIGDGDYLKYWDSNDGNDIFNSLLRKTNSEISGIPQANSNSYYAKQKTDLFINDNEDQPNNAARPKRGLDEGETSHTRQRRSAHRYRSMRWRIQLVYIAEGDDKNIFTKERLETIHNIEMSIMNHPNFTFFCSRNPRSFGDAALAPYNHCIPPNSLMTYFYPSEVDSKIIYDGVGTELADINGTLAHAMTETTFYWYVDTSMNTKNRRSKFLRSEVWFGGPIGEIPNTLSRDEVSQLYKDFVITYIDLLNNASTDKVRVLYGGTQLFDYEVSQTISHDLSLAIPTGVAIFLLLFILTSFSVWLTIWGFASILLSFAWAYFIYHVAFGKAALGLLNLVSAFVIIGIGVDDVFVFVNTFLQADHYKDPIQRMAHTIKTAGIATFFTSFTTAGAFAANIASQIPAINDFGLFMCLIVSFCWLLVVLIMPCALTLWHRCFHCEAFIFGRCVRGKNDPAAAMANLSRVLARHERQATQQLASEEGGDEQSSQEGGREEGSGLRATRGDDNDIPLLDLEELNNTQNLLIEDDEPLILTNDDEVLSSFPSASTPTKQTRGITKTLQSILYNCVATPVIKGRWIVVLGYLVIFGVSLGLVVQINPANRPPALYNPDTNLQQLLDLAYNFSGSDIACRSCSGFSSNGAPSPHGNGPVTLPVVIPVPTRRPPSSAPQHGGVITTTTKVTPRPPADTLSPDISNPPGVSFGLTTELGQVITAALTVGIRLTCAEVGPTCEFGSTCDEGDATSEPVCRCIFHCTTDSYPVCGSNGQTYINLCDLRASGCINKQIIHQAHSGACDNSPSPDSGHPDTHGQTTRPSSQGGASYPQGGDTSQGGGEEHANSPHSGFNPCAGGSCGKPAVRPALDNLALVYVVFGIDHIDMSEVSTEHVVAEEEGQVVYDNDFNILSEDTLRALCKICKNVAARTELVEEGGAQCFPDAFSSYVNAIKIKYEECRDLPVPNLLAGTRSKSLVYKSGSRVVWFAMAFQSKTFMGQSSFESYKDYNKWEEVMKDEVDGLTEEEKVGLKTMFQTSSYWKQIFMEIVGVTSAIYGVAFSLLVCVVAVVIFTAHIGILLIAFLTIGGVILVVISMFYLLGWEMGAVEAVSLSILVGSSVDYCIHLIEGYLVAGDRVPDSSKKTAAEMRNWRIRHSVSTIGVSILSSAITTIIASIPLCFTTIQIFAKFGKIVAMNTFVSIFYTLTACTAFLSIAGPARYQWNLKWFVFSALVLCALIGAVVAALFVLHTSGVSIPGPSGSPLF; this is encoded by the exons ATGTCGGGTCAGTTGTGCTTCACCTCCCGTTACGGCCCCTTCAGCGAACGCTTGGATGACGAGGTCACATTCCAAACATCGGCCGAGAATCAAGGCAGTGATCTTCAGGGTGTGGACAACTTAGCTTTCGAATCGGATCAACTGATTGGAGACCAGAATTTCAGTACCAGTGACACAACAAGGAATAGCGCCACCTTTGCTTTCCAGTCGCACGTCAATAAAGATCGCAGCGGCAGTTCCGAGGAGAGTTTTAGCAGTCAGGAATCTATTCCGGAGATAGTTCCTCTTGGCCAACCCTGGAGAGCTCTTGGTTGGTTCTTCAGTAGAACCATCGTCAGCATCATCATCTTATTCCTGATGACCGGGGCGTCGCTGGCCCTCGCTGGGGTCAGCGTCTTCGTTGTCGGCCCTACTCCATACTTTGACAAATCCCTCAACGCTTTCCAGATCCCGAACCACGTTTCAACTCGTCGTCAGATGGCTTTCGACCAGGCCAAGAAAGATGACTTCAAAAACTTGCCCAAAAGAAGCGCCGATAACCAAATCGGCGATGGTGACTATCTGAAATATTGGGATTCGAATGACGGTAATGACATATTCAACTCACTGCTAcgcaaaaccaattctgaaaTATCAGGAATCCCCCAAGCAAACAGTAATTCATATTAtgccaaacaaaaaacagatttATTTATTAACGATAATGAAGACCAGCCAAACAATGCCGCAAGACCCAAGAGAGGGTTGGATGAAGGCGAGACTTCTCACACTCGTCAGAGGAGATCTGCGCATCGATATCGCTCTATGAGATGGCGCATACAACTCGTCTACATTGCCGAGGGAGATGATAAAAACATCTTCACTAAGGAACGTCTGGagacgatacacaacattgagaTGTCTATCATGAACCATCCAAACTTTACTTTCTTCTGTTCCCGTAACCCACGATCCTTCGGTGACGCAGCCCTGGCACCATACAATCACTGTATCCCACCAAATTCATTGATGACATATTTCTACCCATCTGAGGTCGATTCAAAG ATCATCTACGATGGCGTAGGGACGGAGCTGGCTGATATTAACGGAACTCTAGCTCACGCCATGACAGAGACTACCTTCTACTGGTACGTGGACACCAGCATGAACACTAAAAACAGACGCAGCAAGTTTCTACGCAGTGAG GTGTGGTTTGGAGGACCAATTGGTGAAATTCCAAACACTCTTTCAAGAGATGAGGTCTCCCAGTTGTACAAGGATTTTGTAATCACATACATCGACCTTCTGAACAATGCATCAACTGA taaAGTACGTGTTCTCTACGGTGGAACTCAACTCTTTGACTACGAAGTGTCACAAACCATCTCCCATGACCTCAGCCTTGCAATACCTACAG gcGTGGCCATTTTCCTCTTGCTCTTCATCCTGACGTCCTTCTCCGTCTGGCTAACCATCTGGGGTTTTGCCAGCATCCTCCTCAGCTTCGCTTGGGCGTACTTCATTTATCACGTTGCCTTCGGGAAAGCCGCCCTGGGCCTGCTGAATCTGGTCTCAGCGTTTGTCATCATCGGCATCG GTGTAGACGACGTGTTTGTCTTTGTCAACACTTTCCTCCAGGCAGACCACTACAAGGACCCCATCCAGCGGATGGCACACACCATTAAAACGGCAGGCATAGCAACCTTCTTTACTTCATTCACGACTGCCGGAGCCTTCGCTGCAAACATCGCCTCTCAG ATACCAGCCATCAATGACTTTGGCCTGTTCATGTGTCTAATCGTCAGCTTCTGTTGGCTTCTAGTCGTCCTTATCATGCCATGTGCTCTTACTCTCTGGCATCGTTGCTTCCATTGTGAAGCCTTTAT ATTTGGTCGGTGTGTACGAGGTAAAAACGACCCTGCAGCCGCAATGGCAAACCTGTCCCGCGTTCTAGCACGCCATGAGAGGCAAGCCACCCAGCAGCTAGCTTCGGAAGAGGGTGGGGATGAACAGAGCAGCCAGGAGGGAGGTAGGGAGGAGGGAAGCGGTCTGAGGGCGACTCGAGGAGATGACAACGATATACCCCTGCTGGACCTAGAGGAATTAAACAACACTCAGA ACCTTTTGATTGAAGACGATGAACCTCTTATTCTAACCAATGACGATGAGGTTCTCTCGTCTTTTCCTTCCGCGTCTACTCCTACTAAGCAGACTCGTGGTATTACCAAGACACTCCAAAGTATCCTCTATAACTGTGTTGCTACCCCTGTCATTAAAGGACGATGGATTGTGGTCC TTGGTTATCTGGTCATCTTTGGCGTCTCCCTGGGCCTGGTTGTCCAAATCAACCCTGCCAATCGACCTCCCGCCCTCTACAACCCGGACACAAACCTCCAACAGCTCTTGGACTTGGCATACAACTTCAGCGGTTCGGATATCGCCTGTCGGTCCTGCTCAGGATTCTCGTCTAACGGGGCGCCCAGTCCCCATGGCAACGGCCCGGTGACATTGCCAGTGGTGATTCCAGTCCCGACAAGACGCCCTCCGTCATCGGCACCCCAACACGGTGGTGTCATCACTACGACAACAAAG GTGACCCCACGTCCCCCAGCTGACACCCTCTCTCCTGACATCTCAAATCCACCTGGTGTTTCTTTTGGATTGACCACAGAGCTTGGACAAGTCATTACTGCTGCACTTACAGTAGGCATCC GGCTAACATGTGCCGAAGTTGGCCCAACCTGTGAGTTCGGTAGTACTTGTGATGAGGGTGACGCTACATCGGAACCAGTCTGTCGATGTATCTTCCACTGTACCACTGACTCTTATCCTGTGTGTGGCAGCAACGGACAGACCTACATTAACCTCTGTGATCTACGGGCGAGTGGATGTATCAACAAACAGATTATTCATCAAGCTCACTCGGGAGCCTGCGACA ATTCGCCTTCACCGGACAGTGGCCATCCAGACACACACGGGCAAACCACCAGACCCAGCAGCCAAGGTGGGGCTAGCTACCCCCAGGGTGGGGATACCTCCCAAGGGGGTGGGGAGGAACATGCAAACTCACCACACTCCGGTTTCAACCCTTGTGCGGGGGGTTCTTGTGGGAAACCTGCGGTCCGGCCGGCACTGGACAACCTCGCGTTGGTCTACGTGGTGTTTGGGATCGACCACATTGATATGAGTGAGGTATCAACAGAGCATGTTGTAGCTGAGGAGGAG GGGCAAGTCGTTTACGATAACGACTTCAACATCCTGAGTGAAGACACCCTAAGAGCGTTGTGTAAGATCTGCAAGAATGTAGCCGCTAGAACGGAGCTGGTTGAAGAGGGTGGAGCGCAGTGCTTCCCTGATg CTTTCTCCAGTTACGTCAACGCAATCAAGATCAAGTATGAAGAGTGTAGAGATCTGCCGGTACCCAACCTTCTGGCTGGTACCCGCTCCAAGAGCCTTGTATACAAGAGTGGCAGCAGGGTTGTCTGGTTTGCAATGGCTTTCCAATCG AAAACCTTTATGGGTCAGTCGTCCTTTGAGTCCTACAAGGATTATAATAAATGGGAGGAAGTGATGAAGGATGAGGTTGATGGTTTGACGGAGGAGGAGAAGGTCGGCCTCAAGACGATGTTCCAGACCAGCTCCTACTGGAAGCAGATCTTCATGGAGATTGTTG GTGTGACCAGTGCAATATACGGTGTGGCCTTCTCACTGCTGGTATGCGTGGTAGCCGTTGTTATCTTCACAGCTCATATTGGCATTCTACTCATTGCTTTCTTAACCATTGGAG GTGTAATCTTAGTTGTCATCAGCATGTTTTATCTTCTTGGATGGGAGATGGGTGCTGTAGAAGCCGTCTCTCTCTCTATCCTAGTCGGGTCCTCGGTAGATTACTGTATTCATCTCATCGAAGGATACTTAGTGGCAGGAGACAGGGTACCAGACAGCTCCAAAAAG ACAGCAGCGGAGATGCGGAATTGGCGAATCCGTCACTCGGTCAGCACCATCGGCGTGTCAATCCTGAGCAGTGCCATCACAACCATCATCGCCTCAATTCCTCTCTGTTTCACTACCATCCAGATCTTCGCCAAGTTCGGCAAGATCGTCGCCATGAACACGTTCGTCTCAATCTTCTACACACTGACGGCGTGCACTGCGTTCCTGAGCATCGCGGGACCAGCTAGGTATCAATGGAACCTCAAGTGGTTTGTGTTCAGCGCGTTGGTGCTCTGCGCGCTCATCGGAGCTGTCGTCGCTGCATTGTTTGTGCTCCACACGTCGGGGGTGTCTATTCCAGGACCCTCTGGGAGTCCTCTCTTCTAA